Genomic segment of Paenalkalicoccus suaedae:
TGCCAGAATGGATCACGGTGGCACAAAACGAAAGAGGCTTTTATGTAGATATCGTAAATGGCGTATCAGAAGATTTTCAAATTCAAGTAGAATCTCTAGATCTTGAACAGAATGATATTGAACTCCTTATAACATCCAAATAAAAAGAGAGAGGCTGCTAGATTGGCAGTCTCTCTCTTTGACTTTATTCTTGACCTTTTATTAATACGTAAAAACCTCTTTGGTTTTCTTCAATGACAGATTCACTTGGGGCAGAACTAATTTGCTTAAACGTAAAAAAGTCATGTAAACATAGACCGAAGTTTAACGCAGATACCATGGAGATGTAATGCAAGTACTGCGGGAACATGATCGCTGCTAAAATGGATCCAGCTGTAATAAATAGCGCTGGCGAGATAGTAGCAATTAGGCTAATCTGCTTAGATAATGGCTGTCTTGTTGAATAGCAAAAGTACGGCCAATGATTTCGCTTTAATCCAAATGTAGCTTTCTTTCCTACTAGCCAGATTGGTAGGCAGTGTAAGAAGGAGTGCAATGGTAGCGTTAATAGTAACGCCACAGTTAAAACAAAAAATCCATGATCGATCATTGGTGCATTCACGACAAACGTAGAAAACACAGTATAGAATATCATAAAGTATGCAAGAGTCATCGCAATCGATAAAAACCACATACGTCCTTTTCCAATTTCCTGTTCAATGGAGACTGATTTGACACAGTTCATTTAAACAACCCCCTAACGGACGACTAAATAATTCTTAAAACCACTTCTGTAATTTACTCCTCTTTTGAAAAGAATGCAATGCTTTTCTTTAAAAAAAATCGTTAAAAAGTGTAAATTATTTGAGAAGGTTTAAAAGGGGGAGTTAAAAGCGGTTACATAAGCACATTAATAGGTGAATATAGTGATGAATTCTGAATATTGTGTTTGAATAGTAAGTGAACGGATAAGTATAAACGATTAGCGCAAAACTCTACGCGACGAACGGATAACTAAGCGCAACAAACAGATAACCATCACCGCCGCAATCTCCGCATCGCCCAACTCATCGAACCCAAACAAAAAAGCTGTCTTATTCCGAAGGGGGAGCCTCCCGAATAAGACAGCTTTCATATATAAATTAAGAGTGCGTGACGTCGACAGAAGGACTATCTTTCGCGACAGCAACAATTTTACCGTCTTCCTCGGTGAACTCTTCGTCAAATTTTGAAAGAGACTTTTCAAAAATATCAATAAAATCAGGACCGTACACGTGCTTAACGATACTCATCAATTCCGAGAATTCAGGGAATTTACCGTAAAGATTTTTAATGGGGAGAGAACCACCGTAAACGCCATACGTAGAAGGGCTATACGTCTTAAATGTCTCAAGTAGAAGCTCTTCTCCTTTCTCCGTTAAAAAGACATACGTGTTACGCTTATCGTTATCTTTTTTTGAGAAAGATAAATATCCGCGCTCCTCCAGTTTTTTTGAGAAGTTAAAGGCCGTGGACACGTGCATCACGCCAAATTTAGCGATATCCGAGATAGATGCTCCTTCTAAGTGATGGGCGATCCAAAGAATGTGGTGTTCGTTTATGTTTAAGTCATAGGGCTTGATCCAGGCCTGCCAATCTTTTTCAATCGATTTCCATAAAGCTTTGCTGAGCTGGGCGATTTTATGACTAAACATAAGAGATTGTTTGATAGAGTGCATTGGATGCTGATCCATAGTCTCCCTCCATTTCATATAAAGTTTATCCCTAACAATGTTTTACTAGGAAAATGTTATATCCATAATAACACAATAGATTTACTATTCTCAATATCATTTCTGTATTTTCTGAATATTTATTTGTGCTTTTCTCAGATACAGATGTTAGTATGAGGGAGATATTACCTCGCTTAATCCCTTATAATGACATAAAATAAAAACGAAAGACGCATGCAATCGTATGGCATACGTCCTCATTTTACTAATTTACAATAATGTTTTTTGTTTCTAAAGAAAAATTCGCATTCTTGTAAATTATATTAAAAAATCTCACTTCTGAAAATCCGACATTAATGTTAGTAGTGCATCAATCGCATCGTCAGTGATTGCGTTGTAGTTAGAGACGCGACATCCACCGACACTTCTGTGACCGTTAAGCCCTAAAAAGCCTCGATCGGACGCTTCTTTTAAGAAGGCTTTATCTAACTCTTCCGTTTGCAAACGGAACGTGATGTTCATCAGTGAACGACTAGTTTCGACCGCATGACCTTGATAAAATCCATTAGACTCATCGATAGCACGATAAATACGGTCTGCTCTCTCTTTAGCGCGATCCGCCATCACGGACACACCGCCAAGATTTTTAATCCACTTTGCGACAAGGCCAGTCATATAGATAGCTGCAGTTGGTGGCGTATTGTAAAGAGAATTTGCCTTGGCGTGCTGCTTATACGAAAGGGACGGGGAAACATCACGGGCTTGCTCTAATAACTCCTTTTTAATAAAGACGAGCGTTACTCCTGACATACCAGCATTTTTTTGTGCGCCTGCGTAGGCTAAGTCTATGTTATCCCAGTTAATCTCTTTGCTTAAGATATCACTCGACATATCCACAAACACAGGATGCTTCGCTTTTTTAGGGAGCTCCCCCCATTGGGTTCCAAAAATCGTATTATTTGATGTTACATGCACATACGCTGTATCGTCAGGGGCTTTGTGTAAATCCACCTCAGGTATAAAGCGATAGTTGTCTTCCTTTGATGAAGCAAGGAGGGAGGTTTGACCAAAATATCCAGCCTCTTTTTGCGCTTTCTCCGACCAGGAG
This window contains:
- a CDS encoding DUF3267 domain-containing protein; the protein is MNCVKSVSIEQEIGKGRMWFLSIAMTLAYFMIFYTVFSTFVVNAPMIDHGFFVLTVALLLTLPLHSFLHCLPIWLVGKKATFGLKRNHWPYFCYSTRQPLSKQISLIATISPALFITAGSILAAIMFPQYLHYISMVSALNFGLCLHDFFTFKQISSAPSESVIEENQRGFYVLIKGQE
- a CDS encoding HTH-type transcriptional regulator Hpr, translated to MDQHPMHSIKQSLMFSHKIAQLSKALWKSIEKDWQAWIKPYDLNINEHHILWIAHHLEGASISDIAKFGVMHVSTAFNFSKKLEERGYLSFSKKDNDKRNTYVFLTEKGEELLLETFKTYSPSTYGVYGGSLPIKNLYGKFPEFSELMSIVKHVYGPDFIDIFEKSLSKFDEEFTEEDGKIVAVAKDSPSVDVTHS
- the serC gene encoding 3-phosphoserine/phosphohydroxythreonine transaminase, producing MTVYNFNAGPSPIPAEVLQQAKNEMFNIEQSSVAVMELSHRGAVYEKIHYEARDTLREILNVPETFEILFLQGGASVQFAMTAMNFLHPDKTAQFVSTGSWSEKAQKEAGYFGQTSLLASSKEDNYRFIPEVDLHKAPDDTAYVHVTSNNTIFGTQWGELPKKAKHPVFVDMSSDILSKEINWDNIDLAYAGAQKNAGMSGVTLVFIKKELLEQARDVSPSLSYKQHAKANSLYNTPPTAAIYMTGLVAKWIKNLGGVSVMADRAKERADRIYRAIDESNGFYQGHAVETSRSLMNITFRLQTEELDKAFLKEASDRGFLGLNGHRSVGGCRVSNYNAITDDAIDALLTLMSDFQK